The Bacteriovorax sp. Seq25_V genome includes a region encoding these proteins:
- a CDS encoding hydroxyacid dehydrogenase: MKPFIVVCDGMDKEVFEALQAETNLEVHPKAKITQEELKELLPKANALIIRSATTVTKEYLELAPNLNLVIRAGEGTDNIDKKACAEFDVVVENTPGANNNSAAEHAIALMMTVLRKTAAADASMKTGAWDKASFTGNELANKKVGIVGFGKIGQIVAKRLAGFDPEVKVFDPFFEKSDLPYVSKAATLEEIFESCDIITLHTPLMDATRGLVNAKLFNLMKADAILINASRGGIVNEEDLYAALSSKKFRAAGFDVFSAEPLPADNKLKELPNLVMTPHLGAATEEAQLRVGQMAVAQIREYFGNNNIVNQVKA, encoded by the coding sequence ATGAAACCATTTATCGTCGTTTGTGACGGTATGGACAAAGAAGTTTTTGAAGCATTACAAGCTGAAACAAACCTCGAAGTCCACCCAAAAGCAAAAATAACTCAAGAAGAATTAAAAGAACTCCTCCCTAAAGCTAACGCACTCATCATCAGATCAGCAACTACAGTAACTAAAGAATATCTTGAATTAGCACCAAATCTTAACCTTGTTATCAGAGCAGGTGAAGGTACAGATAATATCGACAAGAAAGCATGTGCTGAATTCGATGTTGTAGTTGAAAACACTCCTGGTGCAAATAATAACTCAGCAGCAGAGCACGCAATTGCTCTTATGATGACAGTTCTAAGAAAAACTGCGGCAGCAGATGCCTCAATGAAAACTGGTGCATGGGATAAGGCTTCTTTCACAGGAAACGAACTAGCAAATAAGAAAGTTGGTATCGTTGGTTTTGGAAAGATTGGACAAATTGTAGCAAAGAGACTTGCAGGTTTTGACCCTGAAGTTAAAGTATTTGATCCATTCTTTGAAAAGAGTGATCTTCCATATGTTTCCAAAGCAGCAACGCTTGAAGAAATTTTTGAAAGCTGTGACATCATTACACTGCATACTCCTCTAATGGATGCAACTCGTGGGCTTGTTAACGCAAAACTTTTCAATCTTATGAAAGCTGATGCAATTCTTATTAATGCTTCTCGTGGTGGAATCGTTAATGAAGAAGATCTTTACGCTGCACTTTCAAGTAAGAAGTTTAGAGCAGCCGGATTTGATGTTTTCTCTGCAGAACCACTTCCTGCGGACAATAAATTAAAAGAGCTCCCAAATCTTGTGATGACTCCACACTTAGGAGCAGCGACAGAAGAAGCTCAACTAAGAGTAGGTCAAATGGCCGTTGCACAAATCAGAGAATACTTTGGTAATAACAATATCGTTAATCAGGTAAAAGCGTAA
- a CDS encoding phospholipid scramblase-related protein — MENQNFLSFFGQNQSYFVRQVKEWGEILTGFETKNKYQILDANNQPIGFCAEQGSGFWAFIKRSFLRAHRPLTIHVFDREGNKILELDRPYYWFFSSMYVKDANGKNLGHIEQKFAIFRKRYELLDHAHKVFARIDSGFFKFFSFEIFNNGDKSIGLISKKWGGIFKEIFTDSDTFGVQLTTDLSPEQKAIIFANALSIDFDYFEENANRDGIF, encoded by the coding sequence GTGGAAAATCAGAATTTTTTATCTTTTTTTGGTCAGAACCAGAGCTATTTCGTACGTCAGGTGAAAGAGTGGGGGGAGATTCTGACAGGGTTTGAAACGAAGAATAAATATCAAATATTGGATGCTAATAACCAACCTATTGGATTTTGTGCTGAGCAGGGTAGCGGGTTCTGGGCATTTATTAAGCGTAGCTTTCTTCGTGCTCATCGTCCGCTGACAATTCATGTCTTTGATAGGGAAGGAAATAAGATTCTAGAGCTTGATAGGCCGTATTATTGGTTCTTCTCTTCTATGTACGTAAAAGATGCGAATGGCAAAAATCTTGGTCATATCGAACAAAAATTTGCGATTTTTAGAAAGAGATATGAACTTCTTGATCATGCTCATAAAGTATTTGCACGTATTGATTCTGGATTTTTTAAATTCTTTTCTTTTGAAATTTTTAATAATGGTGACAAGAGTATTGGACTTATCTCAAAGAAGTGGGGTGGTATTTTTAAGGAGATATTCACCGATTCTGATACTTTTGGAGTTCAGCTTACTACTGATTTATCACCGGAGCAAAAGGCGATTATCTTTGCAAATGCACTGAGTATCGATTTTGATTATTTTGAAGAAAATGCAAATAGAGATGGAATTTTCTAA
- the feoB gene encoding ferrous iron transport protein B: MKKVLVIGPPNSGKTALFNVLSGSNRKVANYYGITVDTALAGLKSNKENEKQITIVDLPGIYSLVPSSIDESVTVSTILGKNNQVSEYSEIFVVVDASRMDSSLSVALGLKELFEDKIRIIFNKSDLAQAKHFDLEGIGKNLGVPFIITSAYKGDIKALDKFIRDNTGDESLLPKKKIIFNEDAIEYNPFNIAFNEVGSVDISNEVNSLNFIEKFQRQARDLKASYAVGEGKDKIVLSNKIDNFVLHPYLGGFIFLAIFYMIFHSIYTFSTPFMDFIDGSVGSFGEYIGALIPEGQLNSFIVDGVIAGVGGVIIFLPQIVILFFLLSLLEQSGYISRASIITDKLMSVFGLNGKAFLPFMSGFACSVPAIMATRTIADKRERMATLMVIPLITCSARLPVYVLLIGTFIPSTTIFGIFNSQALAFFFLYFLGSITALIIAKIFRLSFFKGKTQSFIIELPLYQLPSLKIAFKAMYLKGKVFLKKAGTIILVLSMVIWVLSTFPKPAPEQLEGKTDAEVAAISLEYSTIGRMGKTIEPVIAPLGYNWKMGVGIIVAMGARELFVSTLGTIYALGDVDEESDSLKDRMKSEINPETGLPVYNIAVAWSLLVFFAFAMQCISTLGIVKRETDSWKYVAYMFGYMTLLAYGGAFVTYRLLI; the protein is encoded by the coding sequence ATGAAAAAAGTTTTAGTTATCGGTCCACCAAACTCTGGGAAGACGGCGCTATTTAACGTACTGTCGGGATCAAACCGCAAAGTAGCAAACTACTACGGGATCACTGTTGATACTGCACTTGCAGGTCTAAAATCAAACAAAGAAAATGAAAAACAAATTACTATCGTTGATTTACCAGGTATCTACTCGCTAGTTCCTTCATCAATTGACGAGTCTGTTACTGTTTCTACAATCCTTGGAAAAAATAATCAGGTTAGCGAATATTCTGAAATTTTTGTTGTTGTTGATGCTTCAAGAATGGATTCATCTCTTTCTGTAGCACTAGGACTTAAGGAATTATTTGAAGATAAGATAAGAATTATTTTCAACAAGTCCGACCTCGCTCAAGCTAAACACTTTGACCTAGAAGGAATCGGAAAGAATCTTGGTGTGCCATTTATTATAACGAGTGCATACAAAGGTGATATCAAGGCCCTTGATAAGTTCATTCGTGACAACACTGGAGACGAGAGCCTTCTTCCGAAAAAGAAGATTATCTTTAATGAAGATGCAATTGAATATAATCCTTTCAATATTGCTTTTAACGAAGTTGGTTCTGTTGACATCAGTAACGAAGTAAATTCTTTAAACTTCATTGAAAAATTTCAAAGACAAGCAAGAGACTTAAAAGCATCTTACGCTGTTGGAGAAGGAAAAGACAAAATCGTTTTATCAAATAAGATTGATAATTTTGTACTACACCCATATCTTGGTGGATTTATTTTCTTAGCGATCTTTTACATGATCTTCCATTCTATCTACACTTTCTCTACCCCATTCATGGACTTTATTGATGGAAGTGTTGGAAGTTTTGGTGAATATATTGGAGCCCTTATTCCTGAAGGTCAACTTAATAGCTTCATCGTTGATGGTGTTATCGCTGGGGTTGGTGGAGTTATAATCTTCCTTCCACAGATTGTTATCCTCTTTTTCCTATTAAGTTTACTTGAACAAAGTGGATATATATCTCGCGCTTCAATTATTACTGACAAATTAATGTCAGTGTTTGGATTAAACGGGAAAGCATTTCTTCCGTTCATGTCTGGTTTTGCTTGCTCAGTTCCTGCAATTATGGCAACGAGAACAATTGCAGATAAGCGTGAAAGAATGGCCACACTAATGGTAATCCCATTAATCACTTGTAGTGCAAGACTTCCTGTCTATGTTCTACTTATTGGTACATTTATTCCAAGCACAACTATTTTTGGAATTTTCAATTCACAAGCTCTTGCATTTTTCTTCCTTTATTTCTTAGGAAGTATAACAGCTCTTATTATTGCTAAAATTTTTAGACTATCTTTTTTCAAAGGAAAGACTCAGTCATTTATTATCGAGCTTCCACTTTATCAACTTCCATCTCTTAAGATTGCATTTAAAGCAATGTACTTGAAGGGGAAAGTATTTTTAAAGAAAGCCGGAACAATTATTCTTGTACTTTCTATGGTTATTTGGGTTCTTTCTACTTTTCCAAAGCCAGCACCAGAACAGCTTGAAGGGAAAACGGATGCTGAAGTTGCAGCAATATCACTTGAGTACTCAACAATTGGTCGCATGGGAAAAACTATTGAACCAGTAATTGCACCTCTTGGGTACAACTGGAAAATGGGTGTTGGGATTATCGTAGCAATGGGAGCAAGAGAACTTTTTGTATCAACACTTGGAACTATTTACGCTCTAGGTGATGTTGATGAAGAGTCTGACTCTCTTAAGGATAGAATGAAGTCTGAGATAAATCCTGAAACAGGTCTTCCTGTTTACAATATCGCAGTAGCTTGGTCACTACTTGTATTCTTTGCATTTGCTATGCAATGTATCTCAACTCTCGGTATCGTTAAAAGAGAAACTGATAGCTGGAAGTATGTTGCCTATATGTTTGGTTATATGACACTACTGGCTTATGGTGGGGCATTTGTCACTTACAGATTACTAATTTAA
- a CDS encoding FeoA family protein, protein MTILSLVKKGSKAKVHSFNENLLSKSMMIGLGILPGDTIDLVSESFLGSPLTIRLTDGETVAMRIAEAALINVEIIG, encoded by the coding sequence ATGACAATACTATCTCTAGTCAAAAAAGGCTCAAAAGCAAAGGTTCATTCATTCAATGAAAACCTTCTTTCGAAATCAATGATGATTGGTCTAGGTATTCTACCAGGGGACACAATTGATCTTGTTAGTGAATCTTTTCTTGGTTCACCTCTTACAATTCGTCTTACAGATGGTGAAACTGTTGCCATGAGAATCGCAGAAGCTGCACTTATTAATGTTGAAATTATAGGATAA
- a CDS encoding dCMP deaminase family protein: MENNHINFIDVKSAINWDEYFMLQAIMASFKSKDPATKVGCVFVDQNNHQITFGYNGFVAGIDETKLPWGKDKTASLEFQKYGYVVHAEANAILHTTNNLSNAKCYVTLFPCHECAKLLASSKVSEIIYLQDKHEGTESNRISKKIFELTGIKTRKLELGSEIIEKLTEHFSEALSNQ; this comes from the coding sequence ATGGAAAATAATCATATCAACTTCATCGATGTTAAAAGCGCTATTAACTGGGACGAGTACTTTATGCTCCAGGCCATAATGGCTAGCTTTAAAAGTAAAGATCCTGCAACTAAAGTTGGTTGTGTTTTCGTTGATCAAAATAACCACCAAATTACTTTCGGCTATAATGGTTTTGTTGCTGGTATTGATGAAACGAAGCTCCCATGGGGTAAGGACAAGACCGCTTCTCTTGAGTTTCAAAAATATGGTTACGTAGTTCACGCAGAAGCAAATGCAATTCTCCACACAACAAACAACCTTTCAAATGCAAAGTGTTACGTCACATTATTTCCATGCCACGAATGTGCAAAACTTTTGGCCTCATCAAAAGTAAGTGAGATTATATATCTTCAAGATAAGCACGAAGGCACAGAATCAAATCGAATCTCAAAGAAAATCTTCGAACTGACTGGTATAAAGACCAGAAAACTCGAACTAGGTTCAGAAATTATTGAGAAACTTACTGAGCATTTCTCCGAAGCCCTTTCAAATCAGTAG